From Spiroplasma endosymbiont of Amphimallon solstitiale:
TCCTTATTTTTTAAAAAAATTAAACTTAAACTATTAACAAATCCAATTTAGAAAGGAAAATTAAACATGAGTGCAAAATACAAATGAATTTATCAAAAAGAATACGCTAATATTAGTCAATTAGTATTAGCACATATAAAGCAAAAATGAGAAAAATTAGATAGAAAATTTTTAAAAACAAGAGATAAAAATAAATATAAAATTGTTGATTATAAAGAAAGAAAAAGAAAGACAAAATATGGTATGGTGATTTATAAACGACGTATTTATGAATATTATAACACAGAATTACAAAAATGAGTACGTATTTGTTTAGTTGATGAAGAGTTAGAATTACCAAAATATAAAAGAATTGGAGAAGACATAGAACAAATTGTTATTGAATATTTTGCTGATGGAAAAAGATACAAAGATATTTGCGATATTTTAAAAGATGCTGGTTTAACTACAATGGATATTCATAGAATTTTTGAAAAACATAAAGTTTTTAATGAAAATGTAGAAAAAATTAAATTGGAAAAAAATCAACCCATTTATATTAGTATTGATGATGGTCATCGAAAGTTTTGAGAATTTAAACGTAAAATTAACAAATATTCAATGCGTTTAGTAGCATTTTATACGGATAATATTAATCACAAATTAGTTAATAAAAGAGTGAATGTTATTATCAGACCAAATAAAACAGCAATTGGAGTTAAGAAAACTGCTGAATTTCTTTTAGAACAGGGAAAAAGATTTTTTGAAAATTTTGACCAAGCCAAAATCATTATTTGTGGGGATAGTGCAGGCTGAATTAAAGAAGTTGCAAATTATTTAGATGCACAATTTGTTCTAGATAAATTTCACTTAATTAGAACATTATATCTTGGTATACTTGCTGGAAATAAAGGTAAATATTGACAAGAATATGATACTTGTAAAAATTTCATTGAAAATGGTCAATATAATAAGTTAATTAATTATTTATACAAAGAATTAGATAATCATAAAAAATTAAAAAAACAGTATTTTAAAAATAATAAACAGGGAATTATTAATCAATCTGCAAAATGAAATATTGGTACTTTTGGTGAAAGTAATATTTGACATATTTTAAAAGAAATGCTTGGCAATAGAACATATAACATTAATATTTATATCAAAATGGCTACATTTAAGTGTAATCAAATAAATTTAAAAACATAATTTTAATGAACATAATAATTATTGATTATTTCACAATTTTGTATTGAATCTCAAAAGTTATTATTTTTTATTTTTATTTTAAAAATCAAAATAAATGTTATAAATAAAATTGTTATATATAGTAAGATCGGACTTATAATTATACAAAAAATAATTCCCGTTTGTAATTGTACTCAAGCATGATAATTTTCTGGATGATTTGTTATATTACAAATAGAATTTGGAGAATGAAATAATATAAAAC
This genomic window contains:
- a CDS encoding Mbov_0401 family ICE element transposase-like protein, whose product is MSAKYKWIYQKEYANISQLVLAHIKQKWEKLDRKFLKTRDKNKYKIVDYKERKRKTKYGMVIYKRRIYEYYNTELQKWVRICLVDEELELPKYKRIGEDIEQIVIEYFADGKRYKDICDILKDAGLTTMDIHRIFEKHKVFNENVEKIKLEKNQPIYISIDDGHRKFWEFKRKINKYSMRLVAFYTDNINHKLVNKRVNVIIRPNKTAIGVKKTAEFLLEQGKRFFENFDQAKIIICGDSAGWIKEVANYLDAQFVLDKFHLIRTLYLGILAGNKGKYWQEYDTCKNFIENGQYNKLINYLYKELDNHKKLKKQYFKNNKQGIINQSAKWNIGTFGESNIWHILKEMLGNRTYNINIYIKMATFKCNQINLKT